The following coding sequences are from one Pongo abelii isolate AG06213 chromosome 3, NHGRI_mPonAbe1-v2.0_pri, whole genome shotgun sequence window:
- the TRMT10A gene encoding tRNA methyltransferase 10 homolog A isoform X2 encodes MSSEMLPAFIETSNVDKKQGINEDQEESQKPRLGEGCEPISKRQMKKLIKQKQWEEQRELRKQKRKEKRKRKKLERQCQMESNSDGNDRKRVRRDVVHSTLRLIIDCSFDDLMVLKDIKKLHKQIQRCYAENRRALHPVQFYLTSHGGQLKKNMDENDKGWVNWKDIHIKPEHYSELIKKEDLIYLTSDSPNILKELDESKAYVIGGLVDHNHHKCLKLFWNTWKQETGKKHFLLSCPNGKELFPQTKPMKVLLMTISLSGWRKVDRTVIPVRTNIAEMN; translated from the exons ATGTCATCTGAAATGTTGCCAGCATTTATTGAAACTTCTAATGTTGACAAAAAGCAAGGCATAAATGAAGATCAAGAGGAGAGCCAGAAGCCAAGATTAGGTGAAGGGTGTGAACCAATATCTAAACGACAAatgaaaaaactaataaaacagaaacaatggGAAGAGCAACGGGAACTCCGCAA ACAAAAGCGAAAAGAAAAACGCAAGAGGAAAAAATTAGAGCGACAATGTCAAATGGAATCGAACTCAGATGGAAATGACAGAAAACGTGTTCGAAGAGATGTTGTTCATAGCACCCTTCGccttattattgactgtagtttTGATGACTTGATGGTATTAAAG GACATTAAGAAACTTCATAAGCAGATTCAACGATGTTATGCAGAAAACCGACGGGCACTGCATCCTGTACAG TTTTACTTGACAAGCCACGGAGGCCAGCTGAAAAAGAACATGGATGAAAATGACAAAGGATGGGTCAACTGGAAG GATATCCATATCAAACCAGAGCACTATAGTGAACTCATAAAAAAAGAAGACCTGATTTACCTTACATCAGATTCACCTAATATACTGAAGGAATTAGATGAATCAAAGGCCTATGTGATTGGAGGATTAGTAGATCACAACCATCACAAG TGTTTGAAATTATTCTGGAATACCTGGAAACAAGAGACTGGCAAGAAGCATTTTTTACTATCTTGCCCCAACGGAAAGGAGCTGTTCCCACAGACAAAGCCTATGAAAGTGCTTCTAATGACAATCAGTCTCTCAGGATGGAGGAAGGTGGATCGGACAGTGATTCCAGTGAGGACGAATATAGCAGAAATGAACTAG
- the TRMT10A gene encoding tRNA methyltransferase 10 homolog A isoform X1, which produces MSSEMLPAFIETSNVDKKQGINEDQEESQKPRLGEGCEPISKRQMKKLIKQKQWEEQRELRKQKRKEKRKRKKLERQCQMESNSDGNDRKRVRRDVVHSTLRLIIDCSFDDLMVLKDIKKLHKQIQRCYAENRRALHPVQFYLTSHGGQLKKNMDENDKGWVNWKDIHIKPEHYSELIKKEDLIYLTSDSPNILKELDESKAYVIGGLVDHNHHKGLTYKQASDYGINHAQLPLGNFVKMNSRKVLAVNHVFEIILEYLETRDWQEAFFTILPQRKGAVPTDKAYESASNDNQSLRMEEGGSDSDSSEDEYSRNELDSPREEKQDKENHTESTVNSLPH; this is translated from the exons ATGTCATCTGAAATGTTGCCAGCATTTATTGAAACTTCTAATGTTGACAAAAAGCAAGGCATAAATGAAGATCAAGAGGAGAGCCAGAAGCCAAGATTAGGTGAAGGGTGTGAACCAATATCTAAACGACAAatgaaaaaactaataaaacagaaacaatggGAAGAGCAACGGGAACTCCGCAA ACAAAAGCGAAAAGAAAAACGCAAGAGGAAAAAATTAGAGCGACAATGTCAAATGGAATCGAACTCAGATGGAAATGACAGAAAACGTGTTCGAAGAGATGTTGTTCATAGCACCCTTCGccttattattgactgtagtttTGATGACTTGATGGTATTAAAG GACATTAAGAAACTTCATAAGCAGATTCAACGATGTTATGCAGAAAACCGACGGGCACTGCATCCTGTACAG TTTTACTTGACAAGCCACGGAGGCCAGCTGAAAAAGAACATGGATGAAAATGACAAAGGATGGGTCAACTGGAAG GATATCCATATCAAACCAGAGCACTATAGTGAACTCATAAAAAAAGAAGACCTGATTTACCTTACATCAGATTCACCTAATATACTGAAGGAATTAGATGAATCAAAGGCCTATGTGATTGGAGGATTAGTAGATCACAACCATCACAAG GGACTCACATATAAACAAGCGTCAGATTATGGAATCAATCATGCACAGCTCCCACTTGGAAATTTTGTGAAGATGAATAGTCGAAAAGTTTTGGCAGTTAATCATG TGTTTGAAATTATTCTGGAATACCTGGAAACAAGAGACTGGCAAGAAGCATTTTTTACTATCTTGCCCCAACGGAAAGGAGCTGTTCCCACAGACAAAGCCTATGAAAGTGCTTCTAATGACAATCAGTCTCTCAGGATGGAGGAAGGTGGATCGGACAGTGATTCCAGTGAGGACGAATATAGCAGAAATGAACTAGATTCACCACGTGAAGAAAAGCAGGATAAGGAAAATCACActgaatctacagtgaactctcTGCCACACTAA